From Bicyclus anynana chromosome 18, ilBicAnyn1.1, whole genome shotgun sequence, a single genomic window includes:
- the LOC112052845 gene encoding RNA-binding protein fusilli-like has product MISGGWVCALHVRTAGQGGAALGSDEEETVYLAYVVIDVVTNQVLGEREYTVRPTIKPSEELQTGQPLDVVVQQFDEFVRSLQVDPHSPLFRLVTDGQPPLRQCLHPEACSKNLDLPSYYARFHDLRKEYVRAYTLRAINPNAKRAPPPPDHPTCLLDMQNYLDITPHAGDNLYAAQVKDMTSIILRIIADGFRLELPETIDLVLETGICSKDDEIDGNCIVRVRGIPCQSSDIDIAKFFRGLNVAKGGVALCLTPQGRRNGEALVRFVSQEHRDLALKRHKHHDGPRTVEVCRASGDDFLRVASGATCEAVAFLSRGAQVIVHMREVPYDATSQQVLDFFLTGDNPVNVRHGAEGVMFMRRPDGRATGDAFVLFAKEEDAPKAMSRHRKRLGDRYIQLFRSTIAEVQQVVSRSLETRKNRLPVVPQHIITSGTAKDCVRLRGLPFEAQVENILTFLDEFAQNIVTQGVHIVYYAQGHPSGEAFIQMDSESSAFQCAQNKHNQFMRFGKKQRSIEVLQCSGDDMGLVLTGGVTPATSPVHCRTRDCVLS; this is encoded by the coding sequence ATGATAAGTGGAGGCTGGGTGTGCGCCCTGCATGTCCGCACAGCGGGACAAGGGGGCGCCGCTCTGGGCTCCGACGAGGAAGAAACTGTGTACCTCGCGTATGTTGTCATCGACGTTGTCACCAACCAGGTGTTGGGGGAACGGGAATATACAGTGCGACCCACAATAAAACCCTCGGAGGAATTACAAACTGGCCAACCGTTGGACGTAGTCGTGCAACAGTTCGACGAGTTCGTGCGGTCTCTACAAGTGGACCCCCACTCCCCCCTCTTTAGACTCGTCACAGACGGACAACCGCCGCTCAGACAGTGTCTCCACCCAGAGGCGTGCAGCAAGAACCTGGACCTGCCCTCATACTACGCGCGCTTTCACGACCTGCGCAAGGAGTACGTACGGGCTTACACGCTGAGGGCCATAAATCCAAACGCGAAGCGCGCGCCTCCTCCACCTGACCATCCCACATGTCTACTAGACATGCAAAACTATTTAGATATAACTCCGCACGCCGGTGACAATCTCTATGCAGCACAAGTCAAAGACATGACGAGCATAATACTAAGGATAATTGCTGACGGTTTTAGATTAGAACTACCGGAAACGATCGATCTCGTATTAGAAACTGGAATTTGCTCAAAAGACGATGAAATAGACGGGAACTGCATAGTGCGAGTGCGTGGTATTCCGTGCCAATCGTCAGATATAGACATCGCCAAGTTTTTCCGTGGACTGAATGTCGCTAAGGGAGGAGTAGCTCTGTGCCTCACTCCGCAGGGCAGGCGCAACGGCGAGGCGCTGGTGCGGTTTGTCTCGCAGGAGCACAGAGACCTGGCGCTCAAGCGACACAAACACCATGACGGCCCGCGCACCGTCGAGGTATGCCGAGCCTCAGGAGATGATTTCCTGCGAGTGGCGAGCGGCGCCACGTGCGAGGCGGTCGCGTTCCTGTCGCGAGGCGCGCAGGTTATTGTGCACATGCGGGAAGTGCCTTATGACGCCACGTCGCAGCAAGTGTTGGATTTTTTCTTAACGGGTGACAATCCTGTAAACGTGCGCCACGGTGCTGAAGGGGTAATGTTCATGCGGCGTCCTGATGGCCGGGCTACAGGAGACGCCTTCGTGCTGTTCGCGAAAGAAGAGGATGCGCCCAAAGCGATGTCGCGACATCGGAAGCGCTTAGGGGATAGATACATCCAGCTGTTCAGGTCTACCATTGCCGAAGTGCAACAGGTGGTCAGCCGGTCGCTAGAGACGCGCAAGAACCGGCTACCAGTGGTGCCTCAACACATCATCACCTCAGGCACGGCCAAGGACTGCGTACGACTGCGGGGATTACCCTTTGAGGCGCAAGTGGAAAATATTTTGACGTTCTTGGATGAGTTTGCACAAAACATCGTCACGCAAGGAGTTCACATTGTATATTACGCTCAGGGCCATCCGAGCGGCGAGGCGTTCATCCAGATGGACAGCGAGAGCAGTGCATTCCAGTGCGCGCAGAACAAACACAATCAGTTCATGAGGTTCGGCAAGAAACAGCGGAGTATCGAGGTGTTGCAGTGCTCAGGGGATGACATGGGCCTGGTGCTGACCGGCGGCGTGACCCCCGCGACGTCACCGGTACATTGCCGTACCCGTGACTGTGTGTTAAGCTGA
- the LOC112052844 gene encoding RNA-binding protein fusilli-like — protein MTSGGWVCALHVRTAGQGGAALGSDEAETVTLAYVVIDVVSNQVLGEREYAVRPTITPSEELQTGQPLDVVVQRFDEFVRSLQVDPHSPLFRLVADGQPPLRQCLHPEACSKELDLPSYYARFHDLRKEFVRAYRPTPPDHPKCLLDMLNYLGITPYAGEKIYAAEVKDMASIIQRIITDGFSLELPETIVLETENSSKDYEIDGNSVVRVHGTPCQSSDKDIANFFRGLNVAKGGVALCLFALFLYFFLSIHEGVPRREEVAPSAWNVTITPPAPSAWNVTTPPSQPSVWNVTKPPPAPNAWIVTTPPPAPSAWNVTTPPSQPSVWNVTKPPPAPNAWIVTTPPPAPSAWNVTTPPPTPSVWNATAPLAYLSRGAEVIVEMRGLPYNATSQQVMDFFSTGEDPVNVLDGAEGILFVTRADGRATGDAFVLFAKEKDSPKALSRHRKLLGDRYIELFRSTAAQVQNVLNRSLETHTSQSPVTLLPQHVIASGSAKDCVRLRGFPYEAQVWHILMFLDKFAQNIVTHGVHMVHYADGYPSGEAFIQMDSENSAFMCAQQKHRQCMSFGKKQRCIEVLQCSGDDMNLVLTGGVTSTTSPSTLPPP, from the coding sequence ATGACAAGTGGAGGCTGGGTGTGCGCCCTGCATGTCCGCACGGCGGGGCAGGGGGGCGCCGCTCTGGGCTCCGACGAGGCAGAAACTGTGACCCTCGCGTACGTTGTCATCGACGTTGTCAGCAACCAGGTGTTGGGGGAACGGGAATATGCAGTGCGACCCACAATAACACCCTCGGAAGAATTACAAACAGGCCAGCCGTTGGACGTAGTCGTTCAACGGTTCGACGAGTTCGTGCGGTCTCTACAGGTGGACCCCCACTCCCCCCTCTTCAGGCTCGTCGCGGACGGACAACCGCCGCTCAGACAGTGTCTCCACCCAGAGGCGTGCAGCAAAGAACTGGACCTACCCTCATACTACGCACGCTTCCACGACCTGCGCAAGGAGTTCGTACGGGCTTACAGGCCGACTCCACCTGACCATCCCAAATGTCTTCTAGACATGCTAAACTATTTAGGTATAACTCCGTACGCCGGTGAAAAAATATATGCAGCAGAAGTCAAAGACATGGCGAGCATAATACAAAGGATAATTACTGATGGTTTTAGCTTAGAACTACCGGAAACGATAGTATTAGAAACTGAAAATAGCTCAAAAGACTATGAAATAGACGGGAATTCCGTAGTGCGAGTGCATGGTACTCCATGCCAATCGTCAGATAAAGATATCGCCAATTTTTTCCGTGGACTGAACGTCGCCAAGGGCGGAGTAGCTCTATGCCTCTTTGCTCTTTtcctttatttctttctttcgatACATGAAGGTGTACCAAGGAGAGAAGAAGTGGCACCGAGTGCGTGGAATGTAACCATCACGCCACCTGCACCGAGTGCGTGGAACGTAACCACCCCGCCATCTCAACCGAGTGTGTGGAACGTAACCAAACCGCCACCTGCGCCGAATGCGTGGATCGTAACCACCCCGCCACCTGCACCGAGTGCGTGGAACGTAACCACCCCGCCATCTCAACCGAGTGTGTGGAACGTAACCAAACCGCCACCTGCGCCGAATGCGTGGATCGTAACCACCCCGCCACCTGCACCGAGTGCGTGGAACGTAACCACCCCGCCCCCTACACCGAGTGTGTGGAACGCAACCGCCCCGTTGGCGTATTTGTCGAGAGGCGCGGAGGTCATTGTGGAGATGAGGGGCCTGCCTTACAACGCCACGTCGCAGCAAGTGATGGATTTTTTCTCAACGGGCGAGGATCCCGTGAACGTGCTAGACGGCGCTGAAGGGATATTGTTCGTGACGCGTGCGGACGGCCGGGCCACGGGGGACGCCTTCGTGCTGTTCGCGAAAGAGAAGGATTCGCCCAAAGCGTTGTCGCGACATCGGAAGCTCTTAGGAGATAGATACATAGAACTGTTCCGGTCTACCGCTGCCCAAGTGCAGAATGTGCTAAACCGGTCGCTAGAGACGCACACGAGTCAGTCACCGGTGACGCTGCTGCCTCAACACGTCATCGCGTCGGGCTCCGCCAAGGACTGCGTGAGACTTCGGGGATTCCCCTACGAGGCACAAGTGTGGCATATTTTGATGTTCTTGGATAAGTTCGCACAAAACATCGTCACACATGGAGTTCACATGGTACATTACGCTGATGGCTATCCGAGCGGCGAAGCGTTCATCCAGATGGACAGCGAGAACAGTGCCTTCATGTGCGCGCAACAGAAACACCGTCAGTGCATGAGCTTCGGTAAGAAGCAGCGTTGTATCGAGGTGTTGCAGTGCTCAGGGGACGATATGAACCTGGTGCTGACTGGCGGCGTAACCTCCACGACGTCCCCCAGTACGTTGCCGCCCCCGTAA